The Phoenix dactylifera cultivar Barhee BC4 unplaced genomic scaffold, palm_55x_up_171113_PBpolish2nd_filt_p 000332F, whole genome shotgun sequence genome has a window encoding:
- the LOC103697500 gene encoding patatin-like protein 2 — MASKIGKLANPPPCKGRLVTVLSIDGGGVRGIIPGTILAFLESKLQDLDGKDARIADYFDIIAGTSTGGLVTAMLTTPNKDNRPLFAAKDITKFYLEHCPKIFPQKTGILSSITKLFTAVTGPKYDGKYLHLKVRELLGESRLHQALTNIVIPAFDIKFLQPTVFSTFEARNTPLKNPLLSDICISTSAAPTYLPAHYFETKDAQGNKQSFNLVDGGVAANNPTLAAMSQIAKEVCVENKDFHSIKPVDYSKFLVISLGTGSAKLEEKFTAQEASKWGVLGWLYDSGDTPLINAFTQASADMVDIHLCAMFQALACRENYLRIQDDNLIGSTSSVDVSTKENLLKLVQIGSDLLKKHVSRVNLETGLFEEVKGDVTNEEALTRLAKRLSDERRLRFGEMRDN; from the exons ATGGCTAGCAAGATTGGGAAACTTGCAAACCCTCCACCTTGTAAGGGAAGGCTGGTCACAGTGCTTAGCATCGATGGTGGCGGTGTAAGAGGCATAATCCCAGGAACCATCCTTGCCTTCCTCGAATCAAAACTCCAA GATCTTGATGGAAAGGATGCAAGGATAGCAGACTACTTTGACATCATTGCTGGAACAAGTACAGGAGGGCTAGTGACCGCAATGCTTACGACTCCCAATAAGGATAATCGCCCACTCTTTGCCGCAAAGGATATCACCAAGTTCTATTTAGAGCACTGCCCCAAGATTTTCCCTCAAAA GACTGGGATTCTGTCTTCAATTACTAAGTTGTTTACTGCAGTCACTGGGCCCAAATATGATGGGAAGTATCTGCACCTCAAAGTACGAGAATTACTTGGTGAATCAAGGCTTCATCAAGCTCTAACTAACATAGTTATTCCAGCTTTTGATATTAAGTTTCTTCAGCCCACCGTCTTTTCCACCTTTGAG GCAAGGAATACACCTCTGAAAAATCCTCTTCTATCTGATATATGCATTAGCACATCTGCAGCTCCAACCTATCTTCCTGCCCACTACTTTGAAACAAAAGATGcccaaggaaacaaacaaagctTTAATCTTGTCGACGGAGGGGTTGCAGCAAATAATCCA ACATTAGCAGCGATGAGCCAAATTGCAAAGGAGGTCTGTGTGGAAAACAAAGACTTCCATTCCATCAAACCAGTGGACTATAGcaaattccttgtaatctctcttGGGACCGGATCAGCAAAGTTGGAAGAGAAGTTCACTGCACAGGAGGCATCCAAATGGGGTGTACTAGGATGGTTGTACGACAGTGGTGATACGCCATTGATCAACGCTTTTACTCAAGCCAGTGCCGATATGGTTGATATCCATTTATGTGCAATGTTCCAAGCGCTCGCTTGCAGGGAAAACTATCTTCGCATACAG GATGACAACTTGATTGGAAGCACATCATCTGTGGACGTCTCAACAAAGGAGAACTTGCTAAAGCTTGTGCAAATTGGGAGTGATCTTCTCAAGAAGCATGTGTCGAGGGTGAACTTGGAGACTGGCTTGTTTGAGGAGGTCAAAGGGGACGTAACCAATGAAGAAGCGCTCACACGTTTAGCCAAGCGTCTCTCTGATGAAAGACGGTTGAGGTTTGGGGAGATGCGTGACAACTGA